The following are encoded in a window of Flavobacterium cupriresistens genomic DNA:
- a CDS encoding four helix bundle protein, whose translation MDFKELLAYKKSFQLAMEIFELSKSFPLEEKYSLTDQIRRSSRSVSANISESYRKRRYVNHFISKLTDSDAENSETNVWLEFSFQCNYINKDVFDDLNVKSIEIGKLINYMIHNPGKFGCIV comes from the coding sequence ATGGATTTTAAAGAACTGCTGGCTTATAAAAAGTCATTTCAGCTTGCGATGGAGATATTTGAACTGTCAAAATCATTTCCTTTGGAAGAAAAATATTCGCTTACAGATCAAATTCGGAGATCATCAAGAAGTGTAAGTGCTAATATTTCTGAGAGTTATAGAAAACGAAGGTATGTAAATCATTTTATAAGTAAGCTAACAGACAGTGATGCTGAAAATTCAGAGACAAACGTGTGGTTAGAATTCTCATTTCAGTGCAACTATATTAATAAAGACGTATTTGATGATTTAAATGTAAAAAGTATCGAAATAGGAAAGTTGATCAATTATATGATACATAACCCCGGTAAATTTGGATGCATAGTTTAG
- a CDS encoding cob(I)yrinic acid a,c-diamide adenosyltransferase: MKVYTKTGDKGTTALFGGDRVPKDHIRIDSYGTVDELNSYIGLIRDQEMDAHYKTILIEIQDRLFTVGAILATPAEKEVLKNGELRLKNLGIIDTDIELLEKEIDQMEDSLPQMTHFVLPGGHPTVSHCHIARCICRRAERLAVHLSHNEHVPEIAIQYLNRLSDYLFVLARKLSSDLKADEVKWIPRK, from the coding sequence ATGAAAGTATATACAAAAACAGGAGACAAAGGCACTACTGCCCTTTTTGGCGGTGATCGTGTCCCTAAAGACCACATCCGGATTGACAGTTACGGAACTGTTGATGAACTGAATTCTTATATAGGACTTATTCGGGATCAGGAAATGGATGCTCATTATAAAACGATTTTAATCGAAATTCAGGATCGTTTATTTACAGTAGGCGCCATTTTGGCAACTCCGGCGGAAAAAGAAGTTTTGAAAAATGGAGAACTTCGATTAAAAAATCTTGGAATTATCGATACGGATATCGAATTATTAGAAAAAGAGATTGATCAAATGGAAGATAGCCTTCCGCAAATGACTCATTTTGTTTTACCGGGCGGTCATCCAACTGTGTCACATTGTCATATAGCACGCTGTATATGCCGTCGTGCAGAGCGTTTGGCAGTCCATTTAAGCCATAATGAACACGTTCCCGAAATTGCAATTCAGTACTTAAACCGACTTTCTGACTACCTTTTTGTCTTGGCACGGAAGTTGTCCTCAGACTTAAAAGCGGATGAAGTAAAATGGATCCCCAGAAAATAA
- a CDS encoding ABC transporter ATP-binding protein — protein MANPLIKITDITRDFILGNEIVYVLKGIDLEIKKGEYVALMGPSGSGKSTLMNLLGCLDTPTSGRYILNGKDVSQMRDDELAEIRNKEIGFVFQTFNLLPRTTALDNVALPMIYAGHSKSERVVRATQVLKQVNLGDRMDHQPNQLSGGQRQRVAIARALVNKPSIILADEPTGNLDSKTSVEIMKLFGDIHEQGNTVILVTHEEDIAAYAHRVIRLRDGIIESDTTK, from the coding sequence ATGGCAAATCCATTAATTAAAATAACCGACATAACACGAGACTTTATTCTGGGGAATGAAATCGTTTATGTTTTAAAAGGTATTGACTTAGAAATAAAAAAAGGAGAGTACGTCGCTTTGATGGGACCATCGGGTTCAGGAAAATCGACTTTAATGAATTTATTAGGTTGTCTGGATACGCCTACTTCGGGACGTTATATATTAAATGGTAAAGATGTGAGCCAAATGCGTGACGATGAATTGGCAGAAATCAGAAATAAAGAAATTGGTTTTGTTTTTCAAACCTTTAATTTATTACCGAGAACTACCGCTTTAGACAATGTAGCGTTACCCATGATTTATGCCGGTCATTCTAAATCGGAACGCGTTGTACGCGCTACACAAGTGCTGAAACAAGTAAATCTTGGCGACAGGATGGACCACCAGCCCAATCAGCTTTCGGGAGGACAACGCCAGCGTGTTGCCATTGCCCGCGCTTTGGTCAATAAACCTTCTATTATTCTCGCCGATGAACCAACAGGAAACCTGGACAGTAAAACTTCTGTAGAGATCATGAAGCTTTTTGGCGATATTCACGAACAAGGAAACACTGTCATTCTGGTAACCCACGAAGAAGACATCGCCGCCTACGCACACCGTGTGATTCGCTTGCGCGATGGTATAATTGAAAGTGACACAACTAAATAA
- a CDS encoding DUF6326 family protein gives MSENKIKSGNLEDFKINIKIKLSAMWASVMFCYIYGDYFSLYVPNKVEEFIEGEAMLDTPFKLFAATLLMTVPALMIFLSVVLKPKINRGLNIVFGILYTAIMLLIAVTSIAPWWTFYVFLAVVESFITALIVWNAYKWPRINS, from the coding sequence ATGAGCGAAAATAAAATAAAATCAGGAAATTTGGAGGACTTCAAAATTAATATAAAAATCAAACTCTCGGCAATGTGGGCGTCGGTGATGTTTTGTTATATTTATGGAGATTATTTTTCGCTTTATGTACCCAATAAAGTAGAGGAATTTATAGAAGGAGAAGCAATGTTGGATACTCCTTTTAAATTATTTGCAGCAACACTATTAATGACAGTGCCTGCGCTAATGATTTTTTTGTCAGTGGTACTAAAGCCTAAAATAAATAGAGGGCTGAATATTGTTTTTGGGATTCTGTATACCGCAATTATGCTTTTAATAGCCGTTACTTCAATTGCGCCATGGTGGACTTTTTATGTGTTTCTGGCAGTCGTAGAAAGTTTTATTACGGCACTAATTGTTTGGAATGCCTATAAATGGCCTAGAATAAACAGCTAG
- a CDS encoding SDR family NAD(P)-dependent oxidoreductase gives MLKEEIEDKSILTSEDIERCIAVLAQLNAETNQIFEIPKEQRIALLKEAGMFSRPDRGEFSRRVKEGKEAAKRKKEKKDKTARKETGIRHAREASVFVAPKLLAFNDLAHKEQLELETPRNCYVCKTSFTKMHHFYDTMCTDCGDFNYAKRFQTADVKGQVAVITGSRLKIGYHITLMLLRGGATVIATTRFPVDSALRFSKEDDFMEWGHRLKIHGLDLRHIPSVEIFCNFIEQKYERLDILINNAAQTVRRPAGFYTHLMENEERQISSLPKQAQELLLDHTNCLDELKVLTSGASSNQNMPVTWHGPEPGIGLRASAKLSQIPYSFDNALVANEVFPEGELDADLQQVDLRKTNSWRLRLGQIETTEMIEVQLVNSVAPFVLCNRLSEVMKKDNTGKKHIINVSAMEGKFHRFFKEDRHPHTNMAKAALNMLTHTSSGTLAKHGIFMNAVDTGWVTDEDPAELAKKKQELEDFQPPLDIVDGAARVMDPLFDGINTGKHWCGKFLKDYNPIPW, from the coding sequence ATGTTGAAGGAAGAAATAGAGGATAAGAGTATACTAACTTCGGAGGATATTGAACGTTGCATCGCTGTTTTGGCGCAATTGAATGCAGAAACGAATCAGATCTTTGAGATTCCTAAAGAGCAAAGAATAGCTTTGCTAAAAGAAGCCGGAATGTTTTCCAGACCGGATCGTGGGGAATTTTCCAGACGAGTTAAAGAGGGTAAAGAAGCTGCCAAACGCAAAAAAGAAAAGAAAGACAAAACGGCTCGTAAAGAAACCGGAATTCGTCATGCGCGTGAAGCAAGTGTGTTTGTAGCCCCAAAATTATTGGCTTTTAATGATCTTGCTCATAAAGAACAATTAGAATTAGAGACACCGAGAAACTGTTATGTTTGTAAAACTAGTTTTACCAAAATGCATCATTTTTATGATACGATGTGTACAGATTGTGGTGATTTTAATTATGCCAAACGTTTTCAAACGGCTGATGTAAAAGGGCAGGTTGCCGTTATTACAGGTTCCCGACTAAAAATTGGCTATCATATCACGCTGATGCTTTTGCGAGGAGGAGCGACTGTTATTGCAACAACTCGTTTTCCTGTGGATTCTGCATTGCGTTTTTCTAAAGAAGATGATTTCATGGAATGGGGTCATCGCTTGAAAATTCACGGATTAGATTTAAGACATATCCCAAGTGTGGAGATTTTCTGCAATTTTATAGAGCAAAAATACGAACGATTGGATATACTAATTAATAATGCAGCACAAACGGTAAGACGTCCTGCGGGATTTTATACCCATCTAATGGAAAATGAAGAACGCCAGATAAGTTCTTTACCAAAACAAGCGCAAGAATTATTACTGGATCATACCAATTGTCTGGACGAATTAAAAGTGCTGACTTCTGGAGCTTCTTCCAATCAGAACATGCCGGTCACCTGGCATGGACCGGAACCTGGTATTGGATTACGTGCTTCGGCCAAATTATCTCAAATCCCATATTCTTTTGATAATGCTTTGGTTGCTAATGAAGTTTTTCCGGAAGGAGAATTAGATGCCGATTTACAGCAGGTGGATTTAAGAAAAACAAATAGCTGGCGTTTGCGTTTGGGCCAAATAGAAACGACAGAAATGATTGAAGTTCAATTGGTAAATTCGGTGGCGCCTTTTGTATTGTGTAATCGTCTTTCGGAGGTAATGAAGAAAGACAATACCGGAAAAAAACATATTATTAATGTTTCGGCTATGGAAGGAAAATTCCATCGCTTTTTTAAAGAAGACCGTCATCCGCATACCAATATGGCGAAAGCGGCTTTAAATATGCTGACACATACTTCATCTGGAACATTGGCTAAACATGGTATTTTTATGAATGCGGTAGACACCGGTTGGGTAACCGACGAAGATCCTGCAGAATTGGCCAAAAAGAAACAAGAATTGGAAGATTTTCAACCACCACTGGATATTGTTGATGGAGCCGCAAGAGTTATGGATCCCTTGTTTGATGGTATTAATACAGGAAAACACTGGTGTGGGAAGTTTTTGAAAGATTATAACCCGATTCCGTGGTAG
- a CDS encoding pyocin knob domain-containing protein yields the protein MNNLALKKIHLHFISNLLCYNSFFSSRRIIRKEYILIILIFFSITAKAQFFTQNLGLTDLNPFPNDLGIYTPATSNRPPSTNYGTILGLRYWAGQGGSDWRTQLVFTTEKDFYFRQSNNTAGTVWSEWFKIYHSGNLNNSTSDFNANRLIAKELTINNNGIKVLLSASGNSYINSGNFGIGNMDPQNKLDVNGTIHSKEVKVDMIGWSDYVFKKDYVLPTLDEVEKHINENGHLQNIPSEKEVLKNGVNLGEMNAKLLEKIEELTLYIIDLNKKIKQQDEKLEEISQKTKIKK from the coding sequence ATGAATAATCTTGCTTTAAAAAAAATACATTTACATTTTATAAGTAATCTTCTTTGTTATAATTCCTTTTTCTCTTCGAGAAGAATAATCCGAAAAGAATACATCTTAATAATTCTAATATTTTTTTCTATAACTGCAAAAGCCCAATTCTTCACTCAAAACTTAGGGCTTACAGATCTAAATCCATTCCCTAATGACTTAGGAATTTACACACCAGCCACTTCCAACAGACCTCCATCAACAAATTACGGTACAATATTAGGATTGAGATATTGGGCTGGACAGGGCGGCTCTGACTGGAGAACCCAATTAGTATTTACTACGGAAAAAGACTTTTATTTTCGCCAATCAAATAATACTGCCGGAACTGTTTGGTCGGAATGGTTCAAAATATACCACTCCGGAAACCTAAACAATAGCACAAGCGATTTTAATGCAAATCGTTTAATAGCCAAAGAACTAACTATTAATAACAATGGGATAAAGGTGCTACTTTCTGCTTCAGGTAATTCCTATATTAATTCAGGTAATTTTGGTATCGGAAACATGGATCCACAAAATAAACTGGATGTAAATGGCACCATTCATTCCAAAGAAGTAAAAGTTGACATGATAGGCTGGTCTGATTATGTTTTCAAAAAAGACTATGTACTACCAACATTAGATGAAGTAGAAAAACATATCAATGAAAATGGGCATTTACAAAATATTCCAAGTGAAAAAGAGGTCTTAAAAAATGGTGTAAATCTAGGAGAGATGAATGCAAAGCTATTAGAAAAGATAGAGGAACTAACTTTATATATTATAGACTTAAATAAAAAAATCAAACAACAGGATGAAAAACTTGAAGAAATAAGTCAAAAAACTAAAATAAAAAAATGA
- a CDS encoding T9SS C-terminal target domain-containing protein: MIKTFSLFFLILSSTYGQVSGCTDPLSKNYNPSATLNDGSCLYQNLKIKPEYSIRLSDSVKETSGLIAFDNLLWTHNDDHDTTVYGLDSLGKIRKKVILKPVLNQDWEEISQDSTHLYLGDFGNNLHGNRNDLHILKIEKRGFTEENPIIDTISFSYSDQNDFKPQKGNTTNFDCEAFIVSKDSIYIFSKQWDSSKTHIYALPNQPGNHIAQYKESIDTKGLVTGATYLESKKLVVLCGYSKTGKTFLYLLYDFKDHHFSSGNKRKIALKLPFHQIEGIATKDGLHYYLTNESLTRKPILNVPQQMHYFDLSTLLNSYLNQL; this comes from the coding sequence ATGATAAAAACATTTTCCTTATTTTTCTTAATCCTATCATCAACATATGGTCAAGTTTCAGGTTGTACAGATCCTCTTTCTAAAAATTACAATCCGTCTGCCACATTAAATGACGGAAGTTGTTTGTATCAAAATTTAAAAATAAAACCGGAATACTCCATTAGATTAAGTGATTCTGTAAAAGAAACCTCAGGACTAATTGCATTCGACAACTTATTATGGACACACAATGACGATCACGATACGACCGTCTATGGATTAGATTCTTTAGGGAAAATCAGAAAAAAAGTTATTCTTAAACCTGTACTTAATCAGGACTGGGAAGAAATTTCGCAAGACAGTACCCATTTATATCTGGGTGATTTTGGAAATAACTTGCACGGAAACCGAAACGATCTCCATATTTTGAAAATCGAAAAAAGAGGTTTTACAGAAGAAAACCCCATTATAGACACTATTTCCTTTTCGTATTCCGATCAAAATGATTTCAAACCACAGAAAGGAAATACAACTAATTTTGACTGTGAAGCTTTTATAGTATCGAAAGACAGTATTTATATATTTTCTAAACAATGGGACTCCTCTAAAACCCACATTTATGCATTGCCAAACCAACCCGGAAATCATATTGCCCAATACAAAGAAAGTATTGATACAAAAGGTTTAGTAACAGGCGCCACTTATTTAGAATCCAAAAAACTGGTCGTCCTTTGTGGTTATTCTAAAACTGGAAAAACCTTTTTATACCTTTTATACGATTTTAAAGACCATCATTTCTCCAGCGGAAATAAAAGAAAAATAGCACTTAAACTCCCTTTTCATCAGATAGAAGGAATCGCTACGAAAGATGGCCTACATTATTATTTAACTAACGAATCTTTGACTCGAAAACCAATTCTGAATGTGCCACAGCAGATGCATTATTTTGATTTGAGTACTTTATTAAATTCTTATCTGAATCAATTATAA
- a CDS encoding DUF6565 domain-containing protein produces the protein MKNIQIISGIALLVLSFASCKDEKQVNAQKKIDSYVAYVDSVKKVAAADLKENWKAVDAEYDKRAQDAQVALADIKDNSAATEKINTSKIKYEEFKNEMTVLFTPKPGPKQQLRNALFGEGKIGDDMSFAWVNAKNIHSVYQQFVHTVENNKDSYSREDWDEIKLMYEALDSRKNTVEKEGLTGEDNRKIAGLKLKFAPMYTLNRMGAKSEETAEAKK, from the coding sequence ATGAAAAATATACAAATTATATCAGGAATTGCATTGCTTGTTTTAAGTTTTGCATCATGTAAGGATGAAAAACAAGTAAATGCTCAGAAAAAAATCGACTCCTATGTTGCCTATGTCGATTCAGTGAAAAAGGTTGCAGCTGCCGATTTGAAAGAAAATTGGAAAGCAGTTGATGCAGAATACGACAAAAGAGCTCAAGATGCTCAGGTAGCGTTAGCGGACATTAAAGACAATTCGGCCGCGACCGAAAAAATAAATACAAGTAAAATAAAATACGAAGAGTTTAAAAATGAAATGACAGTCCTTTTTACTCCAAAGCCCGGTCCAAAACAACAATTGCGAAATGCCTTGTTTGGTGAAGGGAAAATTGGTGATGATATGAGTTTTGCCTGGGTAAATGCTAAGAATATTCACAGTGTGTACCAACAATTTGTTCATACAGTAGAAAATAACAAGGACAGTTACTCCCGTGAAGACTGGGATGAAATTAAATTGATGTACGAGGCATTGGACAGTCGTAAAAACACGGTTGAAAAAGAAGGACTTACCGGTGAAGATAATAGAAAAATTGCCGGTTTAAAGTTGAAGTTTGCTCCAATGTATACCTTAAATAGAATGGGAGCTAAGTCGGAAGAAACCGCAGAAGCTAAAAAATAA
- a CDS encoding O-methyltransferase: protein MLFQIKSYLQFLWNSKNEHAVHSPFVFHLLTKCFYDRKPKPEYSILKKYRKSLLQNKNFIEVTDFGAGSKVFKSNTRQIAKIAKTAGISPKRAELLFRVVRYFQPNTILEIGTSLGLATSALALGNTKAKLITLEGCPNTMAIAKNQLQNFDCNNVESIVSEFQFYLSNLKQETSNFDLIYFDGNHSKKATLAYFDLLLPTTTNDTVWIFDDIHWSPEMEETWEILKKHPKVKVTIDTFQWGFVFFRREQEKEHFIIRV, encoded by the coding sequence ATGCTATTTCAAATAAAATCATATCTCCAATTTCTTTGGAATTCCAAAAATGAACATGCAGTTCATTCTCCGTTTGTATTTCATTTATTGACGAAATGTTTTTACGACAGAAAACCAAAACCCGAATATTCGATTCTAAAAAAATATCGAAAATCACTTTTGCAAAACAAAAACTTTATTGAAGTAACCGATTTTGGTGCGGGCTCAAAAGTTTTTAAATCGAATACCCGACAGATTGCTAAAATTGCCAAGACTGCCGGGATTTCTCCAAAACGCGCCGAATTATTATTTCGTGTGGTACGCTATTTTCAACCCAACACGATTTTAGAGATTGGAACTTCATTAGGTTTAGCCACGTCTGCTCTGGCTTTAGGGAATACGAAAGCTAAACTAATTACACTCGAAGGCTGTCCAAATACAATGGCAATCGCAAAAAATCAATTACAAAATTTCGACTGTAATAATGTCGAAAGTATCGTTTCAGAATTTCAGTTCTATTTGAGCAACTTGAAACAGGAAACTTCAAACTTCGACTTGATCTACTTCGACGGAAATCATTCTAAAAAAGCTACTTTAGCCTATTTCGATCTTTTATTACCAACCACCACCAACGATACGGTTTGGATTTTTGATGACATTCATTGGTCTCCCGAGATGGAAGAAACCTGGGAAATTCTTAAAAAGCATCCAAAAGTAAAAGTGACCATCGACACGTTTCAATGGGGATTTGTCTTTTTTAGACGCGAGCAGGAAAAAGAACATTTTATCATACGAGTATGA
- a CDS encoding ABC-F family ATP-binding cassette domain-containing protein gives MNYLSVENISKSFGERTLFDNISFGINKDQKIAFIAKNGSGKTTIMSIINGLDEPDTGQVVLRKGIRMAFLSQDNNLQEELTIEESIFASDNETLKVIEAYEKALENPNDEEAYQKAFDGMDQHNAWDFETQYKQILFKLKLEDFKLKVKNLSGGQKKRLSLAIILINRPDLLILDEPTNHLDLEMIEWLESYFAKENITLFMVTHDRFFLERVCNEIIELDNGKLYQYKGNYSYYLEKKEERITSENASVDKAKNLFVKELEWMRRQPKARTTKSKSRQDDFYLIKEKAQSRRQENKVELEINMERMGSKIIELHKISKKFKDHVILDNFSFDFQRGARIGIIGKNGTGKSTFLNLLTGTLPLDSGRVVKGDTIKVGYYTQTGINPKPNQRVIDIIKEYGEFIPLAKGRMISASQLLERFLFDAKKQYDFVEKLSGGELKRLYLCTVLIQNPNFLILDEPTNDLDIVTLNVLESFLLDYPGCLLVVSHDRYFMDKIVDHLFVFRGNGEIENFPGNYSDFRAYEDSADVAQKEENKAEKKDWKQNNPTGNLTFNEQKEYQKLEREIKDLEIDKTKIEQLFSDGKVADADIEKKAKELENIIKKIDQKEERWFELSAKIEG, from the coding sequence ATGAATTACTTATCAGTCGAGAATATATCCAAATCATTTGGCGAAAGAACCTTATTTGACAACATCTCATTTGGAATCAATAAAGACCAAAAAATTGCTTTTATTGCCAAAAATGGTTCGGGAAAAACAACCATTATGAGCATTATTAATGGTCTGGACGAACCGGACACAGGTCAGGTTGTTTTAAGAAAAGGGATCCGAATGGCGTTTCTTTCACAAGACAATAATCTTCAGGAAGAATTGACAATCGAAGAAAGTATTTTTGCTTCGGACAATGAAACCCTTAAGGTAATTGAAGCCTACGAAAAGGCATTAGAAAATCCAAATGATGAAGAAGCCTATCAAAAAGCTTTCGACGGAATGGATCAACACAATGCGTGGGATTTTGAGACGCAATACAAGCAAATTTTATTCAAATTAAAACTGGAAGATTTTAAACTAAAAGTAAAAAATCTTTCGGGAGGACAGAAAAAACGTCTTTCATTGGCTATTATTTTGATCAATCGTCCTGATTTATTGATTTTGGATGAGCCAACCAACCACTTGGATTTGGAAATGATCGAATGGTTGGAGAGTTATTTTGCCAAAGAAAACATTACGTTGTTTATGGTAACGCACGACCGTTTCTTCTTAGAACGTGTTTGTAACGAAATCATCGAATTGGACAACGGAAAATTATACCAATACAAAGGAAATTACTCGTACTATTTAGAGAAAAAAGAAGAGCGAATTACTTCTGAAAATGCGAGTGTTGACAAAGCCAAAAACTTATTCGTAAAAGAATTGGAATGGATGCGTCGTCAGCCCAAAGCGAGAACGACAAAATCAAAATCGCGTCAGGATGATTTTTACTTAATCAAAGAAAAAGCACAAAGCCGTCGTCAGGAGAACAAAGTGGAACTTGAAATTAACATGGAACGTATGGGAAGCAAGATTATCGAGCTTCACAAAATTTCTAAAAAGTTTAAAGACCATGTTATACTGGATAATTTTAGTTTTGATTTCCAACGTGGAGCGCGTATCGGAATCATTGGTAAAAACGGAACAGGAAAATCTACTTTCCTGAATTTACTTACCGGAACGCTTCCGTTAGACAGTGGTCGTGTGGTAAAAGGAGATACGATAAAAGTGGGTTATTATACACAAACCGGAATCAATCCGAAACCCAATCAGCGTGTCATTGACATTATAAAAGAATACGGTGAATTTATTCCACTTGCAAAAGGCAGAATGATCTCGGCCTCTCAATTGTTGGAGCGTTTTCTTTTTGATGCTAAAAAACAGTACGACTTTGTAGAGAAATTAAGTGGTGGTGAATTAAAACGTTTGTATTTATGTACCGTTTTGATTCAGAATCCAAACTTTTTGATTCTGGATGAGCCTACCAACGATTTAGATATTGTAACCCTAAACGTTTTAGAAAGCTTCCTTTTGGATTATCCGGGTTGTTTGCTGGTAGTATCGCACGATAGATATTTTATGGATAAAATTGTCGATCATTTATTTGTTTTCAGAGGAAACGGAGAAATCGAAAATTTCCCTGGAAACTATTCTGACTTTAGAGCTTACGAAGACAGTGCCGATGTGGCCCAAAAAGAAGAAAACAAAGCAGAAAAGAAAGATTGGAAACAAAATAATCCAACCGGAAATTTAACTTTCAACGAGCAAAAAGAATATCAAAAACTGGAAAGAGAAATTAAAGATTTAGAGATTGACAAAACTAAAATCGAACAATTATTCTCCGATGGTAAAGTTGCCGATGCTGATATCGAAAAGAAAGCAAAAGAGCTTGAAAACATTATCAAGAAAATCGACCAGAAAGAAGAACGCTGGTTCGAGCTTTCAGCTAAAATTGAAGGATAA
- a CDS encoding DUF4386 domain-containing protein yields MKNQRKMSNKKKARIAGLLYLVVVLTGIFSLAYVPSQLIVWDNALVTFNNIKGAEFLFRLGMVSSLICYTFFLFLPFALYRLLKSVQATYAKLMVVLAVVSVPISFINIQHKYAVLSIINGYNNAKVYTGTQLQDQVLFHLNQYDNGNLIVQIFWGLWLFPFGYLVFKSGIIPKFLGVLLMLGCFSYLINFLGFSLGSNYSDLRISSFIQLPATLGEIGTCLWLLIMGAKEKQSVTPLEALNN; encoded by the coding sequence ATGAAGAATCAAAGAAAGATGTCCAATAAAAAGAAGGCCAGAATAGCAGGATTATTGTATTTAGTTGTAGTCTTAACCGGTATTTTCAGTCTGGCCTATGTTCCATCGCAATTAATTGTTTGGGACAATGCCTTAGTCACGTTTAATAATATAAAGGGGGCTGAATTTCTTTTCCGCTTAGGTATGGTGAGCAGCTTAATTTGTTATACTTTCTTTTTGTTTTTACCTTTTGCTTTATATCGATTGTTAAAGTCAGTTCAAGCTACGTATGCAAAACTGATGGTTGTTTTGGCAGTAGTCAGTGTGCCGATATCTTTTATAAACATACAGCATAAATATGCGGTTCTATCTATTATAAACGGTTATAATAATGCCAAAGTTTACACTGGCACGCAGCTGCAGGATCAGGTTTTGTTTCATTTGAACCAGTATGATAATGGCAATTTAATTGTTCAGATATTTTGGGGATTATGGCTGTTTCCTTTTGGGTATTTGGTTTTTAAATCAGGTATTATTCCTAAGTTTTTGGGTGTTCTTTTAATGTTGGGTTGCTTTAGTTATCTGATTAATTTTTTAGGCTTTTCTTTAGGGTCTAATTATTCAGATTTAAGGATTTCGTCTTTTATACAACTACCGGCAACTCTTGGAGAAATAGGAACCTGTTTGTGGCTTTTAATAATGGGAGCGAAGGAAAAACAATCCGTAACGCCATTAGAAGCTTTAAATAATTAA
- a CDS encoding DUF2795 domain-containing protein, whose protein sequence is MYWTLELASYLSDAPWPANKDELIDYAIRAGAPLEVVENLQSIEDEGEIYESMEEIWPDYPTDEDYLWNEDEY, encoded by the coding sequence ATGTATTGGACATTAGAATTAGCATCTTATTTAAGTGATGCGCCATGGCCTGCTAACAAAGACGAACTTATTGACTACGCTATTAGAGCTGGTGCTCCGTTAGAAGTAGTAGAAAACCTTCAGTCTATCGAAGATGAAGGAGAGATATATGAATCAATGGAAGAAATTTGGCCTGATTATCCAACAGACGAAGATTATCTTTGGAATGAGGATGAATATTAA